From a region of the Oscillatoria salina IIICB1 genome:
- a CDS encoding serine/threonine-protein kinase, protein MSNYPDIYSRGYQIESKLGHNRAGGRVTYKATNLKTKQTVVIKQFQFAQPGTSWMDYEAYTREIEVLISLVSPNIPRYLDSFETPTGFCLVQEYKRAYSLAQLRHFTPQEIKEIALAVLDVLVYLQSVSPPVIHRDLKPENILVDHSQPRNVYLVDFGFAHQGNQDVGVSSVVKGTLGFMPPEQLFNRQLSEASDLYSLGVTLICLLTKTKSSEVGNLIDEAYRFKFRSQLPEISGQFVRWLEKMVAPNPKKRYPNAVAAKAALKNIPVTDKGLQLQLGEKLVKQIKTMSVAIAKPATTLCWILTLSAIASFNTYRTHSPQQKFTSHSQIINPLSQLRDTGKCPGCYLPEANLEGANLQNADLEAAYLRRVNFEGAYLRGANFRDAFLKGANLEQTYLRAANLNNVKLEGANLQNANLGGVNMQFANLVKAYFKSANLEFANLKSANLKKANLEFANLKSADLTNAYLEDASLEGVQLENAHLIGAKLKNAQLHSADLANAELSGANLENANLEGADLAGADLAGANLKNANLWNANLVGAKLKGAILPDGTKHE, encoded by the coding sequence ATGAGTAACTATCCAGACATTTACAGCAGAGGCTATCAAATTGAAAGCAAGTTAGGGCATAATCGGGCAGGAGGTCGAGTTACTTACAAAGCGACGAATCTCAAAACGAAGCAAACCGTAGTCATCAAACAGTTTCAGTTTGCTCAACCGGGGACTAGCTGGATGGATTACGAAGCTTATACCAGAGAAATCGAAGTTTTGATCTCGCTAGTCTCCCCTAATATTCCCCGTTACCTCGATTCCTTTGAAACCCCCACAGGTTTTTGTTTAGTTCAAGAATACAAACGAGCCTATTCACTTGCCCAACTGCGCCATTTTACTCCCCAAGAAATTAAAGAAATCGCTTTAGCAGTATTAGACGTTTTAGTTTATCTGCAATCAGTTTCTCCCCCCGTAATTCACCGCGATCTTAAACCAGAAAATATCCTGGTTGACCATTCTCAACCGCGAAATGTTTACTTGGTGGATTTCGGTTTTGCCCACCAAGGAAATCAAGATGTTGGTGTTAGCAGCGTGGTCAAAGGTACATTGGGATTTATGCCCCCGGAACAATTATTTAATCGGCAACTAAGCGAAGCCTCCGACTTATATAGCTTAGGTGTCACCTTAATTTGTCTCCTCACCAAAACCAAATCCAGCGAAGTTGGTAACTTAATTGACGAAGCCTATCGCTTTAAATTTCGCTCCCAACTACCAGAAATTAGCGGGCAATTTGTGCGTTGGTTAGAGAAAATGGTCGCACCCAACCCCAAAAAGCGCTATCCCAATGCAGTTGCCGCCAAAGCCGCCTTAAAAAATATTCCCGTCACCGACAAAGGTTTACAACTACAACTAGGCGAGAAATTAGTTAAACAAATAAAAACAATGTCTGTAGCGATCGCCAAACCCGCAACCACCCTATGCTGGATTTTAACACTCAGCGCGATCGCCTCCTTCAACACCTATCGAACCCATTCCCCGCAACAAAAATTCACTTCTCACAGTCAAATTATCAATCCCCTCAGTCAATTACGCGACACTGGTAAATGTCCCGGTTGCTATCTACCAGAAGCCAATCTCGAAGGCGCAAACTTGCAAAATGCCGACTTAGAAGCCGCCTATCTCAGAAGAGTTAATTTCGAGGGTGCATACCTCCGAGGCGCAAACTTTCGCGATGCCTTTCTTAAAGGTGCTAACCTAGAACAAACTTACCTCCGCGCCGCCAACCTTAATAACGTTAAACTCGAAGGTGCGAACCTCCAAAACGCTAATTTAGGAGGAGTAAATATGCAATTTGCTAACTTAGTCAAAGCATATTTTAAAAGTGCTAACTTAGAGTTTGCCAACCTCAAAAGTGCCAACCTGAAAAAGGCTAACCTGGAGTTTGCTAACCTCAAAAGTGCTGACTTAACTAATGCTTATCTCGAAGATGCTTCTCTCGAAGGAGTTCAATTAGAAAACGCCCACTTAATCGGAGCAAAACTGAAAAATGCCCAGTTACATTCTGCTGACTTAGCAAATGCCGAACTTTCCGGCGCCAACTTAGAAAATGCCAATCTCGAAGGTGCTGATTTAGCTGGGGCTGACCTCGCTGGAGCAAATCTTAAAAATGCCAATCTTTGGAACGCTAATTTAGTCGGTGCCAAGCTTAAAGGTGCAATCCTTCCTGATGGAACAAAACATGAATAA
- a CDS encoding glycoside hydrolase encodes MPYPLYVAFIWHQHQPLYKSREAISSPMGQYRLPWVRLHGTKDYLDLVLLLEKYPKLHQTVNLVPSLILQLEDYAAGEAMDPYLAVTLTPTEQLDKQQREFIVRHFFDANHHTLIDPHPRYRQLYQQHQEKGEPWCLANWTNQDYSDLLAWHNLAWIDPLFWDDPEIATWLKQGKDFTLADRQRIYSKQRQIISRIIPQHRKMQDAGQLEVTTTPYTHPILPLLADTNAGRVAVPQMNLPQQRFQWAEDLSRHLRKAWENYQDRFGCIPRGLWPSEQSVSPAILPYIAKQGFQWICSDEAVLGWSLHHFFHRDERGNVREPEFLYRPYRLSTPHGDLSIVFRDHRLSDLIGFTYGAMKPLEAARDLVGHLDAIASTLQERQKGSTTSLEQPWLVTIALDGENCWEFYQQDGQPFLEALYQQLSDRSCFKLVTVSEFLEKFPPTETIPTAKLHSGSWVDGSFTTWIGDPVKNRAWDLLYQARQILAKHPEATEENNPEVWSALDAAEGSDWFWWFGEGHSSNHDAMFDRLFREHLSAIYQALNEPIPPQLHQPVEPHEHKNREIPRSFIHPIIDGKGDEQDWDKAGMLEIGGARGTMHRSSEIQRLFYGLDHLNFYLRLDFKSGVQFGQNLPSELHLLWYYPDAICFNSPAPLAELPDREPLNYLFHHHLGINFLTGKIWLEEAGEHFQWYPCSTQASFAVDRCLEIAVPWADLHLQPDSRLQMILLLADDGIFRSRLTEEKLVALQAP; translated from the coding sequence ATGCCTTATCCTCTCTACGTTGCTTTTATCTGGCATCAGCATCAACCACTTTATAAGTCTCGCGAAGCAATCTCATCTCCGATGGGACAGTATCGCTTGCCTTGGGTGCGGCTACACGGTACAAAGGATTACTTGGATTTGGTCTTATTACTGGAAAAGTATCCTAAGCTGCATCAAACGGTAAATTTGGTTCCTTCGCTAATTTTGCAGTTAGAAGATTATGCTGCGGGTGAAGCGATGGACCCTTATCTAGCAGTTACTCTCACTCCGACCGAACAACTTGACAAACAACAACGAGAGTTTATTGTTAGACACTTTTTTGATGCTAACCATCATACTTTAATCGATCCCCATCCACGCTACAGGCAGTTATACCAACAGCATCAGGAAAAAGGCGAACCTTGGTGTTTGGCGAATTGGACAAACCAGGATTACAGCGATTTGCTGGCATGGCATAATTTAGCTTGGATCGATCCTCTGTTTTGGGACGATCCAGAAATTGCTACTTGGTTAAAACAAGGAAAAGATTTTACTCTAGCGGATAGACAGCGTATCTACTCGAAGCAAAGACAAATTATCAGTCGAATTATTCCTCAACATCGCAAAATGCAAGATGCGGGTCAGTTGGAGGTAACGACGACTCCTTACACGCACCCAATTTTACCTTTATTGGCGGATACGAATGCGGGACGGGTAGCTGTACCGCAAATGAATTTACCACAGCAACGCTTTCAGTGGGCAGAAGATCTTTCTCGCCATTTACGCAAAGCTTGGGAAAATTATCAAGATCGCTTTGGTTGTATTCCCCGTGGGTTGTGGCCCAGCGAACAGTCGGTTAGTCCGGCGATTTTGCCTTATATTGCCAAACAGGGTTTTCAGTGGATTTGTTCGGATGAGGCGGTATTAGGTTGGAGTTTACATCACTTTTTCCACCGCGATGAACGAGGAAATGTCCGGGAACCGGAATTTCTTTATCGTCCTTATCGTTTGTCAACTCCTCACGGAGATTTGTCGATTGTGTTTCGGGATCATCGCTTATCAGATTTGATTGGTTTTACCTATGGTGCAATGAAACCGTTAGAAGCGGCAAGAGATTTGGTCGGACATTTAGACGCGATCGCCTCTACTCTTCAGGAACGACAAAAAGGTTCGACTACCAGTTTAGAACAACCTTGGTTAGTGACGATCGCTCTCGATGGGGAAAATTGTTGGGAATTTTATCAACAAGATGGTCAACCCTTCTTGGAAGCACTTTATCAACAATTGAGCGATCGCTCTTGTTTCAAATTGGTTACTGTCTCTGAATTTCTCGAAAAGTTCCCCCCAACTGAAACAATTCCTACAGCTAAGTTACACAGTGGTTCTTGGGTCGATGGTAGTTTTACCACTTGGATTGGCGATCCAGTTAAAAATCGCGCTTGGGATTTACTTTACCAAGCCAGACAAATATTAGCTAAACATCCAGAAGCAACTGAAGAAAATAATCCTGAAGTTTGGTCAGCTTTAGATGCGGCTGAAGGTTCGGATTGGTTTTGGTGGTTTGGTGAAGGACATTCTTCTAACCATGATGCGATGTTCGATCGGCTATTTCGCGAACATTTATCTGCGATTTATCAGGCTTTAAATGAACCAATTCCACCTCAGTTACATCAACCAGTAGAACCCCACGAACATAAAAATAGAGAAATTCCTCGCAGTTTCATTCATCCAATTATTGATGGTAAAGGCGATGAGCAAGATTGGGATAAAGCGGGAATGCTCGAAATTGGTGGGGCGCGAGGTACTATGCACCGCAGCAGCGAAATTCAACGACTTTTCTATGGTTTAGATCACCTGAATTTTTATCTGCGTTTGGATTTCAAATCGGGCGTACAATTCGGTCAAAATTTGCCGAGCGAGTTACATTTACTGTGGTATTATCCTGATGCTATTTGTTTCAATAGTCCTGCACCTTTAGCAGAATTACCCGATCGCGAACCGCTTAATTATTTGTTCCACCATCATTTAGGAATTAATTTCCTCACAGGCAAAATTTGGCTAGAAGAAGCGGGAGAACATTTTCAGTGGTATCCTTGTTCGACACAAGCAAGTTTTGCTGTCGATCGCTGTTTGGAAATAGCCGTACCTTGGGCGGATTTGCATCTCCAACCTGACTCTCGTTTACAGATGATTTTACTTCTGGCTGATGATGGTATTTTCCGATCGCGCTTGACAGAAGAAAAATTGGTCGCTTTACAAGCACCATAA
- a CDS encoding serine/threonine-protein kinase — MTLNRDFSNYNYQISKELGRNRQGGRITYLGNNLDSEQQVVIKEFRFADPDSSWAGFKSCEREVQMLQKLEHPGIPRYLDCFETETGFCIVQEYKQAPSLAEVDHFTPEEIKQIAVEILEILAYLQAQEPPIIHRDLKPENILVNSTEPLEVTLVDFGFATGEGDVTSSSLVKGTVGFMPPEQLLNHELSLASDLYSLAITLICLLTQTKTNQIGKLIDENYRINFKHLCPNLSRKFLDWLEKMAAPNPKNRFPNAAAALEALQPIAVFTPSWRDNLKQKQPTLVFGLTSITAFALGLGITVASLEQSYTEIAAQQEVSSTSQEFSEYTNCPGCSLAGYNLQGENLRDAQLEGVDLEGANLKGANLSGANLRGANLRGAQLQGADLTYAQLHGVDLTYAQLQGAKLQNSDLEGADLSHAQLRGANLEKVSLRDTKINYATQLTDKWRLVWRIVNNGAEGVDLKNVDLSGANLNFANLRWANLEGVNLEGAFLQGAFLEGAQLRNASLFAANLEGTNLQDANLENVNLREAFLQNADLENAYLYRAFMQNAMLYDANLRSANLQDADISDANFQGANLQDTIMP, encoded by the coding sequence ATGACACTAAATCGCGACTTTTCTAACTACAACTATCAAATTAGTAAAGAATTAGGCAGAAATCGACAAGGTGGACGAATTACTTACCTAGGTAATAATCTCGACTCCGAACAACAAGTAGTAATTAAAGAATTTCGCTTCGCCGATCCTGATTCGAGTTGGGCAGGTTTTAAATCCTGCGAACGAGAAGTACAAATGCTGCAAAAGCTCGAACATCCAGGCATTCCTCGCTATCTGGATTGCTTTGAAACCGAAACAGGTTTTTGTATCGTTCAAGAATACAAACAAGCGCCATCTCTAGCAGAAGTTGACCATTTTACTCCCGAAGAAATCAAGCAAATTGCTGTTGAAATTTTAGAAATTTTAGCTTATCTCCAAGCGCAAGAACCACCCATAATTCATCGCGATCTTAAACCAGAAAATATTTTAGTTAACTCTACAGAACCACTGGAAGTAACCTTAGTCGATTTTGGTTTTGCTACGGGCGAAGGCGATGTCACCAGCAGTAGCTTAGTCAAAGGAACAGTTGGCTTTATGCCACCCGAACAATTACTGAATCACGAACTTAGTTTAGCTTCAGATTTATACAGTTTAGCGATAACTTTAATTTGCTTATTAACTCAAACAAAAACTAACCAAATCGGCAAATTAATTGACGAAAATTATCGCATCAACTTCAAACATCTTTGCCCAAATCTCAGCCGAAAGTTTCTTGACTGGCTAGAAAAAATGGCAGCACCAAATCCGAAAAATCGCTTTCCGAATGCAGCCGCAGCCCTGGAAGCTTTGCAACCAATAGCAGTATTTACACCTTCTTGGCGAGATAATTTAAAACAAAAACAACCTACTTTAGTATTCGGCTTAACTAGCATAACTGCTTTTGCTTTAGGATTAGGTATTACTGTCGCCAGTTTAGAGCAAAGTTATACAGAAATTGCCGCTCAACAAGAAGTTAGTTCCACCTCTCAAGAATTTAGCGAATATACTAACTGTCCTGGTTGTAGTTTAGCAGGATATAATCTCCAAGGTGAAAACCTACGCGACGCTCAATTAGAAGGTGTAGATTTAGAAGGTGCTAATCTGAAAGGCGCCAATTTGAGTGGGGCAAATTTACGGGGTGCAAATCTCCGTGGAGCGCAACTCCAAGGTGCCGATCTAACTTATGCTCAGTTACATGGTGTAGACTTAACTTATGCTCAGTTACAAGGAGCAAAATTGCAAAATTCTGACTTAGAAGGTGCTGATTTAAGTCACGCTCAATTACGGGGTGCTAATTTAGAAAAAGTTAGTTTACGCGATACGAAAATTAACTATGCGACTCAGTTAACAGATAAGTGGCGTTTGGTTTGGCGGATTGTGAATAATGGTGCTGAAGGTGTCGATCTAAAAAATGTTGACTTATCAGGTGCAAATCTAAATTTTGCTAATTTACGTTGGGCAAATTTAGAAGGTGTAAATTTAGAAGGTGCTTTTTTGCAAGGTGCTTTTTTAGAAGGCGCACAACTTCGCAATGCTAGTCTGTTTGCTGCTAATTTAGAAGGAACAAATCTCCAAGATGCTAATTTGGAAAATGTGAATTTGCGAGAAGCTTTTTTGCAGAATGCCGATCTAGAAAATGCTTATTTGTATCGGGCATTTATGCAAAATGCAATGTTATATGATGCTAATTTGCGAAGTGCTAATTTGCAGGATGCTGACATTAGTGATGCTAATTTCCAAGGTGCGAATTTGCAAGATACGATTATGCCATAG
- a CDS encoding NifU family protein: MTTLALTSDNVEQVLDDMRPYLMADGGNVELVEIEGPVVKLRLQGACGSCPSSAMTLRMGIERRLREFIPEIAEVEQVV; this comes from the coding sequence ATGACAACATTAGCACTTACGTCAGATAACGTTGAGCAAGTTTTGGACGATATGCGTCCTTACTTAATGGCTGACGGCGGTAACGTCGAGTTAGTCGAAATCGAAGGACCAGTAGTAAAATTGCGTTTACAAGGTGCTTGCGGTTCTTGCCCCAGTTCAGCAATGACCCTGAGAATGGGTATCGAACGACGTTTACGGGAGTTTATCCCGGAAATTGCTGAAGTTGAGCAAGTAGTGTAA